The following coding sequences are from one Triticum dicoccoides isolate Atlit2015 ecotype Zavitan chromosome 4A, WEW_v2.0, whole genome shotgun sequence window:
- the LOC119289244 gene encoding uncharacterized protein LOC119289244, whose amino-acid sequence MSSSASASRRSWPRYGAVPMTRCPACPRIAPLKRLVTTTDKNGNLGREFVKCESKPEQGKKLKQCTHFEWLDEYIERIQLEGASGELDLLLEAEKLGKFGSGASGSGAPGSGNSIGGARPSIGATVGDAGVTAELKKLNKQMKKLIKLQKQGNLMGLMAALFYVCVIGLAFVYVMIISRK is encoded by the exons ATGTCGAGCTCCGCTTCAGCCTCCCGCCGCTCATGGCCGCGCTATGGCGCAGTGCCCATGACAAGATGCCCTGCATGCCCACGTATCGCACCCCTGAAGCGGCTAGTCACAACGACCGACAAGAATGGCAACCTTGGGCGGGAAttcgtgaaatgcgagagcaaACCAGAGCAGGGAAAG AAATTGAAGCAATGCACCCATTTTGAGTGGCTAGATGAGTACATAGAGCGGATTCAACTGGAGGGTGCATCAGGGGAGCTCGATTTACTGTTGGAGGCGGAGAAGTTGGGCAAGTTTGGATCGGGCGCATCTGGATCCGGGGCCCCTGGATCTGGCAATTCCATCGGGGGCGCCCGCCCTTCCATTGGTGCTACTGTGGGGGATGCAGGAGTGACGGCAGAGCTGAAGAAGCTGAACAAGCAGatgaagaaactcatcaaattgcaGAAGCAGGGCAATTTGATGGGGCTCATGGCCGCACTTTTTtatgtttgtgtaattggtctcgcaTTTGTTTATGTGATGATAATTAGTCGTAAGTGA
- the LOC119287061 gene encoding protein NRT1/ PTR FAMILY 8.3-like isoform X1, giving the protein MEAAADEERPLLHLQPLLNQDVGSEYTSDGSVDINNQPALKHNTGNWRACYMILGVELCECVVFFAIASNLVTYLTTVLHESKVAAARDVSAWVGACFLAPLIGAFLADTYLGRYWTMVVSLPVYTIGMLVLTVSASVPTSYYHGDVHHAVVVYLGLYLAGLGSAGIKPCASAFGADQFDSGDLTELEKKGSFFNWYYFLLNLGSLLSSTLLAWLQDNGWWGLSFAIPTVLMALGLAVFVGGSRVYRFRKLRASPFTSICQVLVAAVRKWHVQLPDDISSLYEPTSSSSAPESSHNIQHTNQFRFLDKAAAVLPPLDKTCTALPMCSWSLCTVTQVEELKILLQMLPIWASFVIFYSVAGQSASTFIEQGMVMDNHVGQFAIPPASLSIVSVFSVLIGVFIYESVLVPLVRHYTGKAKGFSQTQRLGIGFALSMLTMVYSAMLEMKRLAIAQASGLADQNVPVPVSILWQVPAYVMQGTAGVFAGIGMVEFFYDEAPYTMKSLCAAFSQLAVASAAYFNALVFSVVAVATKHGGAPGWIPDNLNEGHLDYFFWMMAALSLLNLAQFVHYSMRHREKTTS; this is encoded by the exons ATGGAAGCAGCAGCAGACGAGGAGAGGCCCCTGCTACATCTGCAACCGCTGCTTAATCAG GATGTAGGTTCAGAATACACCAGCGATGGATCTGTTGACATCAACAATCAGCCTGCTCTGAAGCACAACACAGGCAATTGGAGGGCGTGCTACATGATTTTAG GCGTCGAGTTGTGCGAATGCGTCGTCTTCTTTGCAATCGCGTCCAACTTGGTGACCTACCTCACCACGGTGCTCCACGAAAGCAAGGTCGCCGCCGCGCGGGATGTCTCTGCCTGGGTTGGCGCATGCTTCCTCGCGCCACTTATTGGGGCCTTCTTGGCTGACACATATCTGGGAAGATACTGGACGATGGTTGTTTCCCTTCCGGTCTACACCATT GGGATGCTCGTGCTCACGGTCTCAGCATCAGTCCCGACATCCTACTACCATGGTGATGTTCATCATGCTGTGGTTGTGTACCTAGGACTTTATCTTGCCGGGCTTGGGAGCGCTGGCATCAAACCCTGCGCGTCGGCCTTCGGCGCCGACCAGTTCGACAGCGGGGACCTGACAGAGCTGGAGAAGAAGGGCTCCTTCTTCAACTGGTACTACTTCCTGCTTAATCTCGGCTCCCTTCTGTCGAGCACACTGCTTGCTTGGCTGCAGGACAATGGTTGGTGGGGGCTCAGTTTCGCGATCCCAACGGTGCTCATGGCTTTGGGCCTAGCAGTGTTTGTTGGTGGCTCCAGAGTGTACAGGTTCAGGAAACTGAGAGCAAGCCCATTCACGAGCATCTGTCAGGTGCTTGTTGCGGCCGTCAGGAAGTGGCATGTGCAACTGCCAGATGATATATCGTCCTTGTACGAGCCGACCAGTTCGTCATCAGCACCTGAATCAAGTCACAATATTCAGCATACGAATCAATTCAG GTTTCTAGACAAGGCTGCCGCGGTGCTGCCCCCGTTAGACAAGACATGCACGGCGTTGCCGATGTGTTCATGGAGTCTCTGCACAGTGACCCAAGTTGAGGAGCTGAAGATACTGCTACAGATGTTACCCATCTGGGCGTCGTTCGTGATCTTCTACTCAGTCGCTGGGCAGAGCGCATCGACATTTATCGAGCAGGGGATGGTCATGGACAACCACGTCGGCCAGTTCGCAATCCCACCTGCCTCCCTCTCTATTGTCAGCGTGTTCAGCGTCCTTATTGGGGTTTTCATCTACGAATCCGTGCTAGTGCCACTCGTGCGGCATTATACCGGCAAGGCGAAGGGCTTCTCGCAGACACAGCGCCTTGGAATTGGCTTTGCACTGTCCATGCTGACCATGGTGTACTCAGCAATGCTTGAGATGAAAAGGCTGGCCATCGCGCAAGCCAGTGGCCTGGCAGACCAGAATGTGCCTGTGCCAGTGAGCATTCTGTGGCAAGTTCCTGCATATGTAATGCAAGGTACAGCTGGGGTTTTCGCAGGAATCGGAATGGTGGAGTTCTTCTACGATGAGGCCCCTTACACCATGAAGAGCCTTTGTGCAGCATTCTCGCAGCTTGCAGTTGCGTCCGCGGCTTACTTCAACGCACTCGTATTTAGTGTTGTTGCGGTGGCCACGAAGCACGGTGGTGCGCCTGGATGGATCCCGGATAATCTGAATGAAGGGCACTTGGACTATTTCTTCTGGATGATGGCTGCTCTTAGCTTACTGAATCTGGCGCAATTTGTGCACTACTCCATGAGGCATAGAGAGAAGACAACTTCTTGA
- the LOC119287061 gene encoding protein NRT1/ PTR FAMILY 8.3-like isoform X2, which yields MILGVELCECVVFFAIASNLVTYLTTVLHESKVAAARDVSAWVGACFLAPLIGAFLADTYLGRYWTMVVSLPVYTIGMLVLTVSASVPTSYYHGDVHHAVVVYLGLYLAGLGSAGIKPCASAFGADQFDSGDLTELEKKGSFFNWYYFLLNLGSLLSSTLLAWLQDNGWWGLSFAIPTVLMALGLAVFVGGSRVYRFRKLRASPFTSICQVLVAAVRKWHVQLPDDISSLYEPTSSSSAPESSHNIQHTNQFRFLDKAAAVLPPLDKTCTALPMCSWSLCTVTQVEELKILLQMLPIWASFVIFYSVAGQSASTFIEQGMVMDNHVGQFAIPPASLSIVSVFSVLIGVFIYESVLVPLVRHYTGKAKGFSQTQRLGIGFALSMLTMVYSAMLEMKRLAIAQASGLADQNVPVPVSILWQVPAYVMQGTAGVFAGIGMVEFFYDEAPYTMKSLCAAFSQLAVASAAYFNALVFSVVAVATKHGGAPGWIPDNLNEGHLDYFFWMMAALSLLNLAQFVHYSMRHREKTTS from the exons ATGATTTTAG GCGTCGAGTTGTGCGAATGCGTCGTCTTCTTTGCAATCGCGTCCAACTTGGTGACCTACCTCACCACGGTGCTCCACGAAAGCAAGGTCGCCGCCGCGCGGGATGTCTCTGCCTGGGTTGGCGCATGCTTCCTCGCGCCACTTATTGGGGCCTTCTTGGCTGACACATATCTGGGAAGATACTGGACGATGGTTGTTTCCCTTCCGGTCTACACCATT GGGATGCTCGTGCTCACGGTCTCAGCATCAGTCCCGACATCCTACTACCATGGTGATGTTCATCATGCTGTGGTTGTGTACCTAGGACTTTATCTTGCCGGGCTTGGGAGCGCTGGCATCAAACCCTGCGCGTCGGCCTTCGGCGCCGACCAGTTCGACAGCGGGGACCTGACAGAGCTGGAGAAGAAGGGCTCCTTCTTCAACTGGTACTACTTCCTGCTTAATCTCGGCTCCCTTCTGTCGAGCACACTGCTTGCTTGGCTGCAGGACAATGGTTGGTGGGGGCTCAGTTTCGCGATCCCAACGGTGCTCATGGCTTTGGGCCTAGCAGTGTTTGTTGGTGGCTCCAGAGTGTACAGGTTCAGGAAACTGAGAGCAAGCCCATTCACGAGCATCTGTCAGGTGCTTGTTGCGGCCGTCAGGAAGTGGCATGTGCAACTGCCAGATGATATATCGTCCTTGTACGAGCCGACCAGTTCGTCATCAGCACCTGAATCAAGTCACAATATTCAGCATACGAATCAATTCAG GTTTCTAGACAAGGCTGCCGCGGTGCTGCCCCCGTTAGACAAGACATGCACGGCGTTGCCGATGTGTTCATGGAGTCTCTGCACAGTGACCCAAGTTGAGGAGCTGAAGATACTGCTACAGATGTTACCCATCTGGGCGTCGTTCGTGATCTTCTACTCAGTCGCTGGGCAGAGCGCATCGACATTTATCGAGCAGGGGATGGTCATGGACAACCACGTCGGCCAGTTCGCAATCCCACCTGCCTCCCTCTCTATTGTCAGCGTGTTCAGCGTCCTTATTGGGGTTTTCATCTACGAATCCGTGCTAGTGCCACTCGTGCGGCATTATACCGGCAAGGCGAAGGGCTTCTCGCAGACACAGCGCCTTGGAATTGGCTTTGCACTGTCCATGCTGACCATGGTGTACTCAGCAATGCTTGAGATGAAAAGGCTGGCCATCGCGCAAGCCAGTGGCCTGGCAGACCAGAATGTGCCTGTGCCAGTGAGCATTCTGTGGCAAGTTCCTGCATATGTAATGCAAGGTACAGCTGGGGTTTTCGCAGGAATCGGAATGGTGGAGTTCTTCTACGATGAGGCCCCTTACACCATGAAGAGCCTTTGTGCAGCATTCTCGCAGCTTGCAGTTGCGTCCGCGGCTTACTTCAACGCACTCGTATTTAGTGTTGTTGCGGTGGCCACGAAGCACGGTGGTGCGCCTGGATGGATCCCGGATAATCTGAATGAAGGGCACTTGGACTATTTCTTCTGGATGATGGCTGCTCTTAGCTTACTGAATCTGGCGCAATTTGTGCACTACTCCATGAGGCATAGAGAGAAGACAACTTCTTGA